In Bacillus sp. SB49, a single window of DNA contains:
- a CDS encoding PhzF family phenazine biosynthesis protein, with protein MTAEVIHTTVFHDGERGGNPCPVVLDAHHLTEEEMMDFSAHFGQETAFVLPAEHGDHDWRFRFFMPSKEVGMCIHGTIGALTVLLNREDTVAPSVKIETGVGVVDVDWTKKEDGYTVRVEQYKPVIADTNPSYEEVCRALQINKSDLAADLPLQSVSTSRQKLLVPLKREGILESLQPDFKYMWELCDRYQTSGFYPFTFRADGEVQARQFPNRAGYLEDPATGVAACALGAYLSMQDGRDTEAPEWKTCLIHQGREMGRPSVMQAEVYRSSKGVLRTFVRGKAKLETEWKAL; from the coding sequence ATGACGGCGGAAGTTATACATACGACAGTATTTCATGACGGCGAACGGGGAGGGAACCCTTGCCCGGTGGTTTTGGATGCCCATCATCTAACAGAGGAGGAGATGATGGATTTTTCCGCTCACTTCGGTCAGGAGACAGCATTTGTCCTTCCTGCTGAGCATGGAGACCATGATTGGCGGTTCCGGTTTTTCATGCCCTCTAAGGAAGTTGGGATGTGTATCCATGGAACGATCGGTGCCTTGACGGTCCTTTTGAATCGTGAGGATACGGTTGCTCCATCCGTGAAGATTGAGACGGGGGTCGGGGTCGTTGATGTGGATTGGACGAAAAAGGAAGACGGCTATACGGTGCGAGTGGAGCAGTACAAGCCGGTAATTGCTGATACGAATCCCTCCTATGAAGAAGTGTGTAGGGCGCTGCAAATCAACAAGAGTGATCTGGCAGCTGATCTCCCTTTGCAATCGGTGTCTACATCCAGGCAGAAACTCTTAGTTCCCTTGAAGAGAGAAGGTATATTAGAAAGTCTCCAGCCGGATTTCAAATACATGTGGGAGCTGTGCGACCGTTATCAAACGTCTGGATTCTATCCGTTCACCTTCAGGGCGGACGGGGAAGTCCAGGCCAGACAGTTCCCAAACAGAGCCGGGTATTTGGAAGACCCTGCAACCGGTGTCGCTGCCTGCGCCCTGGGAGCGTATTTATCTATGCAGGATGGAAGAGATACGGAAGCCCCTGAATGGAAAACCTGTCTTATCCATCAAGGGAGAGAGATGGGAAGGCCGAGTGTCATGCAGGCGGAAGTCTACCGATCCAGTAAAGGAGTTCTGCGGACTTTTGTCCGTGGTAAGGCGAAGCTGGAGACGGAATGGAAGGCATTGTGA
- a CDS encoding DMT family transporter produces MNKYWIQVIIGAVFEVLWVAGLKHAEGLWEWSGTIAAIVISFYLMISAGSKLPVGTVYAVFVGLGTVGTVATGVIFFGESFDAAKLILILILLVGVVGLKAVTPEEEEA; encoded by the coding sequence ATGAATAAGTATTGGATTCAAGTGATTATTGGTGCCGTGTTTGAGGTGCTGTGGGTGGCAGGGCTCAAACACGCAGAAGGGTTATGGGAATGGAGTGGTACGATTGCCGCCATCGTAATCAGTTTTTATTTAATGATATCTGCCGGAAGCAAGCTCCCCGTCGGCACCGTATATGCAGTGTTCGTCGGTTTAGGAACAGTTGGTACCGTCGCAACAGGAGTCATCTTTTTCGGTGAGAGTTTCGATGCTGCCAAGCTTATTCTGATTCTTATCTTATTGGTTGGGGTGGTCGGCTTGAAAGCAGTGACACCAGAGGAGGAGGAAGCCTGA
- a CDS encoding DMT family transporter: MAWIFLLAAGLFEMTGVWMINKLHKDRNWQSILFLLLGFGGSFFFLSLAMESLPMGTAYAVWTGIGAAGGAVLGMLLYGESKDWRRVVFITMILASAIGLKLVS, translated from the coding sequence ATGGCATGGATCTTTTTGCTGGCGGCAGGTTTGTTTGAAATGACCGGGGTCTGGATGATTAATAAACTGCATAAAGACCGTAATTGGCAATCCATCCTATTCCTTTTATTGGGCTTTGGTGGGAGCTTCTTCTTTCTTTCCCTGGCAATGGAAAGTCTGCCGATGGGAACCGCTTATGCCGTCTGGACCGGGATCGGTGCGGCCGGAGGAGCGGTGCTCGGCATGCTTCTTTATGGGGAGTCCAAGGATTGGCGGAGGGTCGTGTTCATTACTATGATCCTTGCTTCCGCCATCGGGCTGAAGCTGGTGTCTTAA
- a CDS encoding endonuclease, producing the protein MKKQIWMIVSFLFLIVSPPAFAATSLTISEGMEMTAGSDVKVEGYIVGVPVGVDKVEQNSFTSNYALALADEKEENATERMLFVKLDSEYRGSYGLENNPDLMGEKVIVEGSRDDYFAHPGVKSVSSIALAGEEGDGETGEQDSQPGSYYDRADSLTGDALKAELHDIIDDHTEISYSQVWDALRNTDEDPENPANVLLLYTGDSISKNRNGGGVDDWNREHVWAKSHGGFGTAMGAGTDLHHLRPTDVSVNSSRSNLDFDNGGSPYSDAPDTYYDGDSWEPRDEVKGDVARMIFYMAVRYEGDQGELDLEVADSTGTSGPYLGKLSTLKEWHESDPVDDFERNRNEVIYEDYQHNRNPFIDHPEYVEEIW; encoded by the coding sequence ATGAAGAAACAAATATGGATGATTGTCAGCTTTCTCTTCTTGATCGTCAGTCCGCCTGCTTTTGCAGCGACCTCTCTTACTATAAGCGAAGGAATGGAAATGACGGCCGGATCGGATGTGAAGGTGGAAGGCTATATTGTTGGCGTACCGGTTGGGGTGGATAAGGTAGAGCAGAACAGCTTCACCAGTAACTACGCTTTGGCCTTAGCGGATGAAAAAGAGGAGAATGCGACAGAACGTATGCTGTTTGTGAAGCTCGATTCGGAATATCGGGGCAGCTACGGTTTAGAGAACAATCCGGATTTAATGGGGGAGAAGGTCATTGTTGAGGGGAGCAGAGATGATTACTTTGCTCATCCCGGGGTCAAATCCGTCTCGTCCATTGCGCTTGCCGGTGAAGAAGGAGATGGGGAAACAGGAGAACAGGATTCGCAGCCTGGGTCCTATTATGATCGTGCGGATTCATTGACTGGAGATGCGTTGAAAGCGGAACTCCATGATATTATTGACGACCATACAGAAATATCCTATTCCCAAGTCTGGGATGCGCTGAGAAATACCGACGAGGACCCGGAGAACCCTGCAAACGTTCTGCTTCTCTATACAGGAGACTCTATTTCCAAGAATCGAAATGGCGGCGGGGTGGATGATTGGAACAGGGAGCATGTCTGGGCTAAATCCCACGGTGGATTCGGTACAGCCATGGGAGCGGGGACGGACCTGCATCACCTTCGGCCAACGGATGTCTCTGTCAACTCCAGCCGTAGTAATTTAGACTTTGATAATGGCGGATCTCCTTATTCTGACGCTCCGGACACTTATTATGACGGGGACTCATGGGAGCCTCGTGACGAAGTAAAAGGAGATGTAGCAAGAATGATTTTCTATATGGCCGTCCGTTATGAAGGAGATCAGGGGGAGCTGGATTTAGAAGTCGCTGATTCCACGGGTACGAGCGGCCCTTATCTCGGAAAGCTTTCCACACTGAAGGAGTGGCATGAGAGCGATCCGGTCGATGACTTCGAACGGAACAGGAATGAAGTCATTTATGAAGACTATCAGCATAACCGTAATCCTTTCATCGACCATCCGGAATATGTAGAAGAAATATGGTGA